Proteins from a genomic interval of Crassostrea angulata isolate pt1a10 chromosome 7, ASM2561291v2, whole genome shotgun sequence:
- the LOC128157556 gene encoding zinc finger matrin-type protein 5-like — translation MGRRYYCDFCDKSFADNPTHRKNHLKGVQHQRNRKAHYDSFRNPEIVLQDELSKRPCKNFLSTGMCNFMDNCKFSHLTDERKADLERIVKEKQKVREDKTRALEDKDPEKTLSEWLSKRSKTDDQDVNEVGIVSEAPLLPVYEIPPHVAQLQNPPPSVLPPPPDVLRGLSFVDWG, via the exons ATGGGTAGAAGATATTACTGTGATTTTTGTGACAAATCATTTGCAGATAACCCTACACATCGTAAAAACCATCTAAAGGGTGTTCAGCATCAACGGAACAGAAAGGCACACTATGATTCGTTTAG AAATCCAGAAATAGTTCTTCAAGATGAGCTGTCAAAACGACCATGCAAGAACTTTCTAAGCACAGGGATGTGTAACTTTATGGACAATTGTAAGTTCTCACACCTAACTGATGAAAGAAAAGCAGATCTTGAGAGAATagtcaaagaaaaacaaaaagtcCGAGAAGATAAAACAAGGGCATTAGAGGACAAAGACCCAGAGAAGACACTGTCCGAATGGTTATCGAAGCGTTCAAAGACAGATGATCAGGATGTGAATGAAGTCGGCATCGTGAGTGAGGCTCCTCTTCTTCCAGTGTATGAAATTCCTCCTCATGTAGCTCAGCTCCAGAACCCCCCACCGTCTGTGCTACCCCCTCCCCCAGATGTTCTCAGAGGACTGTCTTTTGTGGACTGGGGTTGA
- the LOC128156649 gene encoding NEDD4 family-interacting protein 1-like, with amino-acid sequence MDRSSIRYEVLHETESSTPAEPVNLVMVVPPPEYPGTYGQGAANQKLPTYAEATTLPTYEEAERSKFQEAHQDSDINLENPDEISAHEGRLFRTTTLGTDGMFLCAFVMAFFFNWIGFLCSICLFNTIAGRCGALSGLGLSIVKWICIVRHNKWASDWADGDSWVWWLLLLCGMLIFLRGAIHYIKTKYEWTQIQNSLRNRNLFLF; translated from the exons ATGGATAGAAGTTCCATCCGCTATGAAGTG ctTCATGAGACTGAATCCAGCACACcagctgaacctgtcaatctgGTGATGGTAGTGCCGCCTCCGGAATATCCAGGGACTTATGGTCAAG gCGCTGCCAACCAAAAGCTCCCAACATATGCAGAGGCCACAACCCTGCCCACTTACGAGGAGGCAGAACGCTCAAAGTTTCAGGAGGCTCATCAAGATTCTGATATCAATTTAGAGAATCCAGAT GAAATTTCTGCGCATGAAGGCCGTTTATTTAGAACAACAACACTTGGCACAGATGGCATGTTTTTGTGTGCTTTTGTCA TGGCTTTTTTCTTTAACTGGATCGGGTTTTTGTGTTCAATCTGCCTGTTCAACACAATAGCAGGTCGATGTGGGGCTCTATCGGGGCTTGGTCTCTCCATTGTTAAGTGGATTTGTATTGTTAGG CACAACAAGTGGGCCAGCGACTGGGCTGATGGAGATTCCTGGGTCTGGTGGCTGCTGCTTCTCTGTG GAATGCTTATTTTCCTGAGAGGAGCCATTCATTACATCAAGACAAAATATGAGTGGACCCAGATCCAAAACAGCCTTAGGAATCGAAACCTATTCCTGTTTTAA